Proteins encoded by one window of Mesotoga sp. UBA6090:
- a CDS encoding rod shape-determining protein: MFLRQDMGIDLGTANTLVYVRGQGVVTNEPSVVAIDVNSGKILQVGLEAKRMVGKTPASIVATRPLKDGVIADYDIALTMLKYFMGRATGRRSFVKPRIVIGVPSGATEVERKAIVDAGMEAGAKKVFLIEEPMASSIGAGLNVEEPTGNMIVDIGGGTTEIAVISLGSIVLSQSIRVGGDEMDDYIIQYIKEKYRLMIGEKTAERIKMEIGNVVETEEADSSYAEIVGLDLNSGLPRKISVSGAEVREAIVEPVARIVEAVKLTVENTPPELISDIVQGGIVVAGGGSLLNGMQELIQRETGITVVIADDPLTCVARGAGQVLERVSILERLEKGNLR, encoded by the coding sequence ATGTTCTTAAGGCAAGACATGGGTATTGATTTGGGAACTGCCAACACTCTGGTTTACGTAAGAGGCCAGGGCGTAGTGACAAATGAACCCTCAGTTGTTGCAATTGATGTGAATTCCGGAAAGATCCTTCAGGTTGGCCTGGAGGCAAAAAGAATGGTGGGGAAAACGCCAGCCAGTATCGTTGCTACTCGCCCGCTGAAGGACGGAGTAATTGCAGACTATGATATTGCACTTACCATGCTGAAGTATTTCATGGGGAGAGCGACTGGAAGGCGGAGCTTTGTCAAGCCGAGAATAGTCATCGGAGTGCCTTCGGGAGCAACAGAAGTTGAGAGAAAGGCAATAGTCGATGCAGGAATGGAAGCCGGAGCAAAAAAAGTCTTTCTCATCGAAGAACCGATGGCAAGTTCAATCGGCGCCGGCCTTAATGTTGAAGAACCGACCGGCAATATGATAGTTGACATCGGCGGAGGGACAACCGAGATAGCCGTGATCTCTCTAGGAAGCATAGTCTTGAGTCAATCAATAAGGGTCGGCGGAGATGAAATGGATGACTATATCATCCAATACATCAAAGAGAAGTACAGACTCATGATCGGCGAAAAGACGGCGGAGCGAATCAAAATGGAGATCGGAAACGTTGTCGAAACCGAGGAAGCCGATAGCTCTTACGCTGAGATTGTGGGGCTTGATCTCAATTCGGGACTGCCAAGAAAGATATCTGTTTCAGGCGCAGAGGTCCGCGAAGCGATTGTCGAGCCGGTTGCTAGAATCGTAGAAGCGGTTAAGCTCACGGTGGAGAACACACCTCCCGAACTCATTTCAGATATCGTTCAAGGCGGCATAGTCGTCGCCGGCGGTGGTTCTCTCCTCAACGGAATGCAGGAATTGATCCAGAGAGAAACCGGTATTACGGTTGTGATCGCCGACGATCCCTTAACCTGTGTGGCTAGGGGAGCCGGTCAGGTTCTGGAGAGAGTTTCTATACTTGAAAGACTTGAAAAAGGCAACTTGAGATAG
- a CDS encoding penicillin-binding transpeptidase domain-containing protein produces the protein MRSKRFDLFFVLFLLTIGFFIYKLYDYQIVNSEKYAAQVESISRRSISILPPRGMILDRNGIPIAWDASYYKIKKKVVFLPEDLKRMIIDSFDSREKAETLIKRLEIFGSVETSLPAAVAESLKNYPELEVSERVIRYYQDNPGIAHVAGYIKSDGEPVMGIEKHYNDLLRGTPGEKLIRVDALGTQISLEGERPPVAGEDLKITIDSQLSRYIYDLIDETGKSGAAVVMKTDGEVLALVSVPSFENMFFTRGISTRDWERLNLDPSRPLVNRALTPFSPGSVIKPFIAMVALAEGTDSTKEIDCGGIFQYKDSQGVVQGVYRDWNLYGHGKTDLAKAITVSCNVYFYQLGLELGIEALDRYAKIWEVFEPTGIDLPEESVGLMPSPSWKREHLGESWFPGDTIQISIGQGYLSITPLQLAKMTGEIAMRGKEIIPFIGSRQESSRVPIKLGDSDWDLIIDAMGDVISKGGSSADAGTAYSSFRDFAETAAGKTGTAEQGGSKPTHSWFTGFMPLQEPEIVVTVFVHEGGYGSGLATQISRKIMDYYIEEYTR, from the coding sequence TTGAGGAGTAAGAGATTCGACCTTTTCTTCGTTCTTTTTCTTCTCACGATCGGTTTTTTCATATACAAACTCTACGACTACCAGATAGTCAATTCCGAGAAGTATGCCGCACAGGTCGAAAGTATAAGCCGCCGGTCGATTTCAATACTGCCCCCAAGAGGGATGATTCTTGATCGAAACGGAATTCCTATTGCATGGGATGCGTCCTACTATAAAATAAAGAAGAAAGTGGTCTTTCTTCCGGAGGATCTGAAGAGAATGATAATCGACTCATTCGACAGCAGGGAAAAAGCGGAAACCCTCATTAAGCGGCTTGAGATCTTCGGCAGTGTTGAGACAAGTCTTCCCGCTGCAGTAGCAGAAAGCCTCAAGAACTACCCTGAACTGGAGGTCTCCGAGAGAGTAATCAGGTATTATCAGGACAATCCAGGGATAGCACATGTTGCTGGCTATATTAAATCTGACGGAGAGCCGGTTATGGGAATCGAGAAGCATTACAATGATCTTCTGAGAGGAACTCCAGGCGAGAAGCTGATACGTGTCGATGCACTGGGAACACAGATTAGTCTTGAGGGCGAAAGACCACCCGTTGCTGGAGAAGATCTGAAAATCACGATTGACTCCCAACTCAGCAGGTACATTTACGATCTAATAGACGAAACGGGAAAGAGCGGCGCTGCAGTCGTTATGAAAACCGACGGAGAGGTTCTCGCTCTCGTCTCGGTGCCCAGCTTCGAGAACATGTTTTTCACTAGGGGAATTTCAACCAGAGATTGGGAACGGCTTAATTTAGATCCTTCGAGACCCCTGGTCAATAGGGCTCTGACTCCCTTCTCGCCGGGCTCCGTGATCAAGCCATTCATTGCCATGGTGGCCCTGGCTGAAGGAACAGACAGCACAAAAGAGATCGACTGCGGAGGCATCTTCCAGTACAAAGACAGCCAAGGAGTGGTTCAGGGAGTCTACAGAGATTGGAACCTTTATGGACATGGAAAGACCGATCTCGCGAAGGCCATTACCGTTTCCTGTAACGTCTATTTCTACCAGCTTGGACTGGAACTTGGAATCGAGGCTCTCGACAGATACGCTAAAATCTGGGAAGTCTTTGAACCTACCGGCATCGATCTGCCTGAAGAATCGGTGGGACTAATGCCGTCGCCCTCGTGGAAGCGCGAGCACCTTGGAGAGAGCTGGTTCCCCGGAGACACGATCCAGATCTCAATAGGACAGGGATATCTCAGCATCACTCCTCTGCAGCTGGCGAAAATGACCGGGGAGATCGCGATGAGGGGCAAAGAAATCATCCCCTTTATCGGTTCAAGGCAAGAGAGTAGCAGAGTGCCAATCAAGCTGGGAGACAGCGACTGGGACCTTATCATCGACGCAATGGGAGATGTCATAAGCAAGGGAGGAAGTTCGGCCGATGCGGGAACCGCTTATTCTTCTTTCAGAGATTTCGCAGAAACGGCCGCGGGAAAGACCGGAACCGCCGAGCAGGGAGGTTCAAAGCCTACCCACTCCTGGTTCACAGGGTTCATGCCGCTTCAAGAACCTGAGATCGTTGTTACGGTATTTGTTCATGAGGGGGGTTACGGATCGGGATTGGCCACTCAGATATCGAGAAAGATCATGGATTACTATATCGAAGAATATACCCGGTAG
- a CDS encoding IMPACT family protein produces the protein MGCSKSILETGSFEINVKRSRFIGNSRRCESEEEAKSFIRTVSQEHASASHSCWAYRISLPGREVANYSDAGEPHGSAGQPILGAIDRLELTDVVVVVTRYFGGVKLGIRGLIDAYGGTALEALKAAKPVIFCPGLELIAEMAYSQWNDFSRLFREDRDFSLQKVDYSDRVVCVIAVKKDEVERIAGFFEEKRISFRLGDELNFVSPVE, from the coding sequence ATGGGTTGTAGTAAGTCTATTCTCGAAACGGGAAGCTTTGAGATCAATGTCAAGAGATCACGGTTTATTGGCAACAGCCGGAGATGCGAGAGTGAAGAAGAGGCGAAGTCTTTCATTAGGACTGTATCTCAGGAGCATGCAAGTGCCAGCCATTCCTGTTGGGCCTATCGCATTTCGCTTCCTGGAAGGGAAGTCGCCAACTACTCGGATGCAGGAGAGCCTCACGGATCTGCTGGGCAACCGATTCTGGGAGCCATCGATCGTCTAGAACTTACGGATGTAGTAGTAGTCGTCACGAGATACTTCGGTGGTGTAAAGCTGGGAATAAGAGGTCTGATAGATGCTTATGGCGGGACTGCGCTGGAGGCTCTCAAGGCTGCAAAACCTGTTATTTTCTGCCCGGGTCTTGAGTTGATTGCAGAGATGGCTTACAGCCAGTGGAACGATTTCAGCAGACTCTTTCGGGAGGACAGAGACTTCTCTTTGCAGAAGGTCGATTATTCCGACAGAGTTGTCTGTGTAATCGCCGTTAAGAAAGATGAAGTCGAAAGAATCGCCGGCTTCTTTGAAGAGAAAAGGATTTCCTTCAGACTTGGAGACGAATTGAATTTTGTTAGCCCGGTAGAATGA
- the hflC gene encoding protease modulator HflC: MKYKFLIPVAIVVVIALILLPSFFFIIDETEQAVVLRFGEIQKSVTEAGLYTKTPFIDNVRKFDKRIQIYDVDAERIYSKDKKTILTDTFALWRIVDPRNFIETMKSEQIALTRIDDVVYSHVRNTFGKLDYDDIISGQRTDVLDEITRLSANDMKDFGIEIISVRVKRADLPDENRNAVFERMKSERIQEASLIRAEGNREAQKLRAEADKEAQIMIATAQKEADIIIGTGDAQALAVYADAYNRDPDFYEFMKRLEVYEKTLADANYILGPAMDFIDKLSRGE, from the coding sequence ATGAAGTACAAATTCCTTATTCCTGTAGCGATCGTCGTGGTAATAGCGTTGATTCTTCTGCCAAGTTTCTTCTTCATAATTGATGAGACTGAGCAGGCGGTTGTTTTGCGATTTGGAGAGATACAGAAATCGGTCACAGAAGCCGGCCTGTACACAAAGACTCCTTTCATTGACAACGTAAGAAAATTCGATAAGCGAATACAGATTTACGATGTCGATGCCGAAAGGATCTACTCAAAAGACAAGAAGACAATCCTCACCGATACTTTCGCGCTCTGGAGGATAGTAGATCCCAGGAACTTCATAGAGACAATGAAGTCAGAGCAGATCGCTCTAACACGAATAGACGACGTTGTGTACTCTCACGTAAGGAATACTTTTGGGAAACTGGATTACGATGATATTATCTCCGGCCAAAGAACCGATGTTCTAGACGAGATAACCAGGCTTTCCGCCAACGATATGAAGGACTTCGGGATTGAGATAATATCTGTACGCGTCAAAAGGGCCGACTTGCCGGACGAGAACAGAAACGCGGTCTTCGAAAGAATGAAGTCCGAGAGAATCCAGGAGGCTTCTCTCATTAGAGCCGAAGGAAACAGGGAGGCTCAGAAACTGAGGGCCGAGGCTGATAAAGAAGCCCAGATAATGATTGCTACTGCTCAGAAGGAAGCGGATATCATAATTGGAACCGGAGACGCTCAGGCTCTGGCGGTCTATGCCGATGCGTACAACAGAGATCCCGATTTCTATGAGTTCATGAAGAGGCTGGAAGTGTACGAGAAGACTCTGGCCGATGCCAATTATATTCTTGGACCGGCTATGGATTTCATAGACAAGCTGTCTAGAGGAGAATAA
- the hflK gene encoding FtsH protease activity modulator HflK: MVDVRIEEPEDNIPGSGGPRKSFLWSGLFVLLVIAAIVAVYFLSGFFLVGPDQVGLIKRFGKYTNTVGPGLGYHLPFPFESVVVVDTSNLRKQEIGFRTIRTGTYQTLANESLMLTGDGNIVSVEMVIQYYVGDPAKLAFNIVDDGDIVKFTTESVLREEVASSTIDSILTTERDTISIRTAEKVQAELERLGTGIMVKNVFLQEVAPPKQVITAFDDVNSAKQDKEKLIYEAEKYKNDLIPKAEGEAAQMTRDAEGYAQERILNAEGEAERFLSILEEYEKAPDVTRTRMYLETLSKVLGEASKTVVLDQSSVLKLLELEGSVR; encoded by the coding sequence ATGGTTGATGTAAGAATCGAAGAGCCTGAAGATAATATTCCCGGCAGCGGAGGCCCCAGAAAGAGCTTTCTATGGTCCGGTCTTTTTGTTTTGCTGGTCATTGCCGCGATCGTTGCCGTGTATTTCTTGAGCGGGTTTTTCTTGGTTGGACCCGATCAGGTCGGCTTGATCAAGAGATTCGGTAAGTACACAAACACCGTGGGTCCAGGTCTTGGATACCATCTGCCGTTTCCGTTTGAGAGTGTAGTCGTTGTTGATACCTCGAATTTGAGAAAGCAGGAAATCGGTTTTAGAACCATAAGGACGGGTACTTACCAGACTCTGGCAAATGAATCTCTTATGCTTACAGGAGACGGAAACATCGTCTCGGTAGAAATGGTTATCCAGTACTATGTTGGGGATCCTGCAAAACTTGCCTTCAACATCGTGGATGACGGTGACATAGTAAAGTTCACAACGGAGTCAGTGCTTAGAGAAGAAGTTGCTTCCAGCACTATAGACTCAATTCTTACAACCGAGAGAGATACAATCTCAATTAGAACGGCAGAGAAAGTCCAGGCCGAGCTTGAAAGGCTTGGCACAGGAATAATGGTGAAAAACGTGTTCCTGCAAGAGGTAGCACCTCCAAAGCAGGTAATCACAGCCTTTGACGATGTGAACAGCGCCAAGCAGGACAAGGAGAAACTCATATATGAAGCCGAGAAATACAAGAACGACCTTATTCCCAAAGCCGAAGGCGAAGCGGCCCAGATGACTCGAGACGCCGAAGGCTATGCTCAGGAGAGGATTCTCAATGCCGAGGGTGAAGCCGAGAGATTTCTTTCGATTCTCGAGGAGTACGAAAAGGCACCGGATGTCACTAGAACCAGAATGTATCTGGAGACGCTGAGCAAAGTACTTGGAGAAGCTAGTAAGACTGTTGTTCTTGACCAGAGCAGCGTTCTTAAACTCCTTGAACTTGAAGGGAGCGTGAGATAA
- the murB gene encoding UDP-N-acetylmuramate dehydrogenase, with amino-acid sequence MAKRELIDYFGSLYMRGADVRLNEPLKWHTTIRIGGPASVFVSPYSCESLSEIIGFVRSERIPYRIIGGGSNVVCPDRYEGVIVSTRNLNLVKSAGERIFVEAGASVNSLLWHCLSKGLTGMEFLTGLPGSIGGAVLMNAGAFGGEIGERVTKLLYLDDKSRIIEIDGKSAGFSYRNSIFRSGDGIVVGSEFSLKRGEKSEIRRRMTEILGKRLDKQPLEEPSAGSVFMRPRPDFYVGSTIERLGLKSLRVGGAEVSSKHAGFIVNKQNASQSDVLTLVEIVKNRVKEATGVDLRTEIEIWKEVNNG; translated from the coding sequence ATGGCAAAAAGAGAACTGATTGACTACTTCGGCTCACTCTACATGCGGGGGGCTGACGTAAGGCTTAACGAGCCTCTGAAATGGCACACAACGATCAGGATCGGCGGCCCTGCCAGCGTTTTCGTCTCGCCGTACTCCTGTGAATCACTTTCAGAGATTATTGGCTTTGTGAGGTCGGAGAGAATTCCGTACAGGATCATCGGCGGAGGCTCGAATGTCGTCTGTCCTGATCGCTATGAAGGGGTAATAGTTTCGACAAGAAATCTGAATTTGGTCAAATCGGCCGGAGAGAGAATTTTCGTTGAGGCCGGAGCCAGTGTCAATTCTCTGCTGTGGCATTGTTTGTCGAAAGGACTTACTGGTATGGAGTTCCTGACCGGTCTGCCTGGCTCCATAGGAGGAGCGGTCTTGATGAACGCCGGTGCCTTTGGCGGGGAGATCGGAGAGCGGGTAACGAAGCTCCTCTATCTTGATGATAAGAGTAGAATAATCGAAATCGACGGCAAGTCCGCCGGGTTTTCCTACAGGAACAGCATCTTTAGATCCGGAGATGGAATAGTGGTCGGTTCGGAGTTCTCTCTGAAAAGGGGAGAAAAGTCTGAAATCAGAAGAAGAATGACGGAGATACTCGGCAAAAGGTTGGATAAACAGCCGCTCGAGGAACCGAGTGCCGGCAGTGTCTTTATGAGACCGAGGCCAGATTTCTATGTCGGGTCCACCATTGAAAGGCTCGGCCTGAAGTCTTTGAGGGTTGGAGGGGCTGAAGTATCGTCAAAACATGCCGGTTTCATTGTGAACAAGCAAAACGCCAGTCAGAGCGATGTCTTGACTCTCGTTGAAATCGTAAAGAATAGAGTTAAGGAGGCTACTGGCGTAGATCTAAGAACCGAGATAGAAATCTGGAAGGAGGTAAATAATGGTTGA